The Zalophus californianus isolate mZalCal1 chromosome 7, mZalCal1.pri.v2, whole genome shotgun sequence genome includes a region encoding these proteins:
- the PPP1R3G gene encoding protein phosphatase 1 regulatory subunit 3G, which translates to MEPQGTLSSEKQGPALFGEPPPNEGLPAPGVLRMESGGDGGGTSEAPSPDAEPLPPEEKAAPSEQEEAWECRRRLPRSFSLPADPILEAAKLLQQRQQLGLGLGPEGGERAEGAPHSPGGCCAKCKKRVQFADALGLSLASVKHFSEAEEPQVPPAVLSRLRSFPLRAQDLEQLPGLLAAAAAAAPLSAPPPRLRPLFQLPGPSAAAERLRRQRVCLERVQCSVPSGAEVTGSGRVLGCPGPRAVAVRYTFTEWRSFLDVAAELQPEPAEPQPPEASSGGPGDAEGEPGAERFHFSLCLPPSLQPQEGEDADAPGAAVHFAVCYRCAQGEYWDNNAGANYTLRYVRPSDAL; encoded by the coding sequence ATGGAGCCCCAGGGGACGCTAAGTTCGGAGAAGCAGGGACCCGCCCTCTTTGGAGAGCCCCCGCCAAACGAGGGGCTGCCCGCCCCGGGGGTCCTCCGCATGGAGAGTGGCGGGGACGGCGGCGGCACATCGGAGGCCCCAAGCCCCGACGCTGAGCCCTTGCCGCCGGAGGAAAAGGCTGCTCCCTCTGAGCAGGAGGAGGCGTGGGAgtgccgccgccgcctcccgcgTTCCTTCTCCCTGCCCGCGGACCCGATCTTGGAGGCGGCCAAGTTGCTGCAGCAGCGACAGCAGcttggcctggggctgggcccgGAGGGCGGCGAGCGGGCCGAGGGCGCGCCGCACAGCCCCGGCGGCTGCTGCGCCAAGTGCAAGAAGCGGGTGCAGTTCGCGGACGCGCTGGGGCTGAGCCTGGCCAGCGTGAAGCACTTCAGCGAGGCCGAGGAGCCGCAGGTGCCGCCCGCCGTGCTCTCGCGCCTCCGCAGCTTCCCCCTGCGCGCCCAAGACCTAGAGCAGCTTCCCGGCCTCTTGGCCGCGGCGGCAGCGGCCGCGCCCCTCTCCGCGCCACCTCCCCGGCTTCGGCCTCTTTTCCAGCTTCCCGGGCCGAGCGCCGCCGCCGAGCGACTGCGGCGGCAGCGCGTGTGCTTGGAGCGCGTGCAGTGCTCGGTGCCCTCGGGCGCAGAGGTGACGGGCTCCGGCCGGGTGCTGGGCTGCCCCGGGCCGAGAGCCGTGGCGGTGCGCTACACCTTCACCGAGTGGCGCTCCTTCCTGGACGTGGCGGCCGAGCTGCAGCCCGAGCCGGCGGAGCCACAGCCGCCAGAGGCGTCGTCCGGGGGGCCCGGGGACGCCGAGGGGGAGCCGGGCGCCGAGCGCTTCCACTTCTCGCTGTGCCTGCCGCCGAGTCTGCAGCCCCAGGAGGGGGAAGACGCGGACGCGCCGGGCGCCGCGGTCCACTTCGCCGTCTGCTACCGCTGCGCGCAGGGCGAGTACTGGGACAACAACGCGGGGGCCAACTACACGCTGCGCTACGTGCGCCCTTCCGACGCGCTCTGA